GACAGGTGTTAATCACGCTGTTAAAGAGGTTGTTAAACAGAATCAACTCGTTTATGGTTTGGAAAATATTTTATGAAATTAAAGAAAATGCCTTCTGAATTTCAGAAGGCTTTACCAGTTTTAAAAAAATTACATGATGCTGACTATGAAGCCTATTTTGTTGGTGGGAGTGTTCGGGATAGTTTATTAAATCGACAAATCCATGATGTTGACATTGCAACAAGTGCTTATCCTGAAGAAACTAAGCATGTTTTTCATAGAACAGTTGATATTGGAATAGAACATGGTACGGTTTTAGTACTTGAAAACTCTGGTGAGTATGAAATTACGACTTTTAGAACAGAAGATGTTTACGTTGATTATAGAAGGCCTAGTAAAGTCCTTTTTGTACGTTCTTTAGAAGAAGATTTAAAACGACGTGACTTTACGGTTAATGCTTTTGCTTTAGCACATGATGGGACTGTCATTGATAAATTTTCTGGCTTGTCTGATTTGGATAACCATCTTTTGCGTGCTGTTGGGAACCCAGAAGAAAGATTTACAGAAGATGCCTTACGAATCATGCGTGGTTTTCGTTTTTCAGCAAGTTTAAACTTTGATATTGAAAAACTGACGTTTAAAGCTATGACAGAAAATGCTGATCTTTTAGAAAAGATTTCAATTGAACGTACCTTTATTGAACTTGATAAATTATTGACAGCACCTTATTGGAAAAAAGGGATTTCTTATCTGTTAGAAGCAAAAGCGAATCAGTTTTTACCTTACCTTGTAGGAAAAAAAGCATTTTTATCTGAAATGATGACAAATCTTGCACCAGACTTTTTATTTTCTTCTTCCTTTCAAGCATGGGCTTTCTTAATTATCTCAATTAAACAAAAAGAAGTAAAATCATTTTTAAGATCTTGGAAGACTTCTAATGATTTTCAAAAAATGGTATCACAACTTATCAAACTTTATGAAATTAGAGAACATAGAAGCTTGCAATTAAAAGACCTTTACCAATTTGGTAAAGCATTAGCCTATTCAGTAGAGGAATTAAGACTGGGTCAAGGAAAAGCAGTTCAGTTTGATAGAATTGATTACCTAGATGATCAATTGGATATTCATCATAAACATGATATTGTGGTAAATGGTGGTGATTTAATGAAAGCATTTAAATTAAAGCCAGGTCCTAAGTTAGGCCAATTATTGAAACAAGTTGAAGAAGGAATAGTCTCTAAAGAAATTAAGAATACAAAAGAATCTATTTTTGCATTTGTAACAGAGGAGCTAAAGTGTGAGTGATTTTAAAGTAGAACATTTAACAAAAACAGTCGGTGATAAAACTGTCTTCCAAAATATTTCATTTTATATTCATGATCAAGATCGGATTGGAATAATTGGTGTTAACGGAACTGGAAAAACAACGCTTTTAGATGTTATTTCAGGCAAACTTGGTTATGATGGAGACGTTTCACCTTTCTTAGCTAAATCAGATTATACTATTGCTTATTTAACACAAGATCCAGAATTTGATGATGAAAAGTCAGTTTTAGATACTGTTTTATCTTCTGAAGTTAAAGAGTTTGAGCTCATTAAATCATACGAGTCTTTAATGAATGATTATAGTGAAGAAAAACAATCAAAATTAGAATCTATTATGTCACAAATGGATCAATTAGATGTTTGGTCTATTGAAAGTACTGTTAAAACAGTTTTATC
This Streptococcus urinalis 2285-97 DNA region includes the following protein-coding sequences:
- a CDS encoding CCA tRNA nucleotidyltransferase, yielding MKLKKMPSEFQKALPVLKKLHDADYEAYFVGGSVRDSLLNRQIHDVDIATSAYPEETKHVFHRTVDIGIEHGTVLVLENSGEYEITTFRTEDVYVDYRRPSKVLFVRSLEEDLKRRDFTVNAFALAHDGTVIDKFSGLSDLDNHLLRAVGNPEERFTEDALRIMRGFRFSASLNFDIEKLTFKAMTENADLLEKISIERTFIELDKLLTAPYWKKGISYLLEAKANQFLPYLVGKKAFLSEMMTNLAPDFLFSSSFQAWAFLIISIKQKEVKSFLRSWKTSNDFQKMVSQLIKLYEIREHRSLQLKDLYQFGKALAYSVEELRLGQGKAVQFDRIDYLDDQLDIHHKHDIVVNGGDLMKAFKLKPGPKLGQLLKQVEEGIVSKEIKNTKESIFAFVTEELKCE